The Candidatus Binatia bacterium DNA segment TACGCGTAGGACTCCGGCACGTTGCCGCTTGTCACGGCTCCATGCCCCGGCGGAGGGCTGGGCAGCGTGAATGCGGCGTTGTTTCCCGGTTTGTCCACCTCGATCAGGTTGCCGCTTGTGTCGTAGAGGTACTGGAGCGTAGCGTTGTCGGGCCGGGTGATGCTGGCGAGCTCGTTGATGGAGGTCCCGGGAATGGTTCCGAACCGCATCGTCAGCGTATCGCCGTCGCTGTGGTTGACGTCGATCCTCGTCACGTTCTCCGACGTCGGTGGTTGCCCGGCTACGTACGAGTAGCCGAAGGTGATGTAGTTGTTCTGATTGCGCGCAAGGATCTCCTGAAGATGGCCCTGCTTCGCTTGGGTCAGCCCTGAGCAACTGCCATTTCCGCTGCCGTACGTATGAAACCAATAGACCGTCCCGTTCGGCTTCGTCCACGCGTACGTGCAATCGGTCGCGTCGGTCGGAGCAAGCGTCGCGTAGATGCCGGCGCACGGAAGCCAGTTCCCATGGCCATCCGAGGTATACGTGCACGCGGCGCCGTCGAGATCGTACACGGTGATCGTATTCGCAGTGGAGTTATAGACGATGTTCGCATCGTAGTTATTCGTCCAGCGGTTACCAAAGATCGCCGGATTGCC contains these protein-coding regions:
- a CDS encoding DUF6531 domain-containing protein, translating into MGRSLATVLLISMASQSSGAALASGGAPWQANLTSLRLYALLTGGGDRYAAMHAAQPAITLPKPALDAARLMSTHRALRPRIRRGVRQAATMPARSALDPRHHLADPLALRRSIMAPATGSASGTGVEHWWTYEERAIPGIGKAMVNVGTGNWLVSALDVDVPEQGIDLAFQRVYNSQSLHDYNGDDGGNPAIFGNRWTNNYDANIVYNSTANTITVYDLDGAACTYTSDGHGNWLPCAGIYATLAPTDATDCTYAWTKPNGTVYWFHTYGSGNGSCSGLTQAKQGHLQEILARNQNNYITFGYSYVAGQPPTSENVTRIDVNHSDGDTLTMRFGTIPGTSINELASITRPDNATLQYLYDTSGNLIEVDKPGNNAAFTLPSPPPGHGAVTSGNVPESYA